Sequence from the Nerophis lumbriciformis linkage group LG34, RoL_Nlum_v2.1, whole genome shotgun sequence genome:
gttgcaaTGGCAGAGTCTATAAACAGAAGTACAGTCTCTAAACAAGACTGCATTGTATAATAAAGTCAGAAGAAGATGCTAAAGTtgttgcaagtttttttttttttttaagtcataaaaaatctgtaaacacttgaaaaaaatctcaacaaagtacattgtacaaaaagcagcaacaattaaaaatatggcaaaacgataatTTTTTTTAAGACTATTTAATAACAGATGTGTTTTGAATATATGTATGCATTTTTTTAGCCTTTAAAAAGAAAATCAtctcatcatagcaaattatgcaaatgacTCGATGACATCActgtgaccacgcccccaccaccacaggaTCTTGGCAGTTGAGGGGAAACCCTGAGATTATGAATAATACTAGTATGAATAAATGTAGCCATCGCAAGGAAACTTAATGTATTGGAGTACAAGTAGCATTTGTCCTTCACAAAAATACTTAGATACAAGTAAAAAAGTATGTTACataaaaactactctgacaagtaaaatttttccaaaaaaaggcgtgaaaaaatgtaacaaagtaaatgtaAAATGAAAGTCTGGCCGTTTTCGGCCACCGAAAGTGGCTTAAATGTGCATTTTAAGCTTTTGGCCAAAAATTGTCTGTGCCTGTGAAAATTGTCAACAGGTCAGTGGTGTGGACAATTTATACAAGAAAGACTTGAGGACAGCCATCTGCCAAATGTGCAATGTTGAAAATATCAAGACGGAATCATCTGCGAAGACGTTCGTTTTTTTAAAAGCTTATCTAATCAAATGTAGAATTTGCAAGAATTTGTTGTCAGATGATACATTAAATGTGTGATGTTAAATGCTACAAACAAGTTTTTGAACAAAATGAAGTGGCTAGTACATAATAACTTGAAGAGCAAAAACTATTCTTGGCTCCCATTTAAGTCATTTTGGTTTTGCCCTGAAAGCCTTCCTGTACCCAGAAACTtacttcctgagtttgtaaacaataacttaACCATATTGTGTAATATtaagaacaagaaaaaaaatattgttctaATTCATCTAGTATCATTTTTTACTGGTGCTATACTAGGTATCGATGGTAGTAtcatctggatcgatcacccctACTTTCCATTaaagctttagcggttagctcCATTGATAATAGTACTTgaaagaaactttgttattttccgccatggtggtgaggattagtacCTTAAAGTAATAATACAGTAATGGTATCTCCCTGAGCATGCACCCCCTTTAAAGGAATCTTTCACGCGAGTACAATGTTTAGTGTGTAAATACTAGGACACATCTATGGTAAGGATTGACTGGATTCGGCAGCTTATCAGCCCATCAATTAAGAAAGACGAATATCAGGACGTATCTAGTAATGATAGTAGTATTGTCATAATTTATTTTGGTGTAGTTCAGTTTTCGGTCTTGGGTTTCCTCAGTCTCATTTGCATTTCGGTGCATCCCTATTTGATATCTGTGGATTTCTGGGTGTGATGGATTCAAACAAGACATATGTGCCAATTGTTTTTATTCCCGCATGACAACTTTACTAACAATGTGGCAGCCTGCAAAAAATAAAGGGTGCAAAACTACAAGTGTGTGGGTTGCTCTGCCAGCTCACAGTGAACCCTAAACAGTTGTAAATCAGACAGGACGTGTCATGTctaatccctccagcacgggctCCTTAATTACAGCAACATCTCACTCTGTCTGATCTGTCTTTTCTAGAGTCTATGGAGGCCCTGGCCAGTCTGAAAGGCAAAACCACCCAGCAGTTCTACTTCAACCTCACTTCTGTCCCTGAGGAGGAGCTCATCACCTCCGCAGAGCTTCGCATCTACAGGGATCAAGTCAGGGGAATCCCTCCCCCCAGCAACAGCAGTAACAGCACAACTGCGGCAGGCTTTCATCGCATTAACATTTATGAGATATTCGGGGGCCCTAAAACTCACAGTGGGGAACCTCTGGTTCGCTTGCTGGACACTCGGCTTGTCCAGGACTCTTTGAGCCGATGGGAGAGCTTCGATGTCAGCCCTGCTGTGTCTCAGTGGACCACTGGGAAGGGCCAGAACCACGGCTTCATGGTGGAGGTGCACCACCCAGAGGACCGGGGGGTGAACAGCGAGCACACCCAGAGTCGCACTAGACACGTTAGGGTGAGCCGGTCCCtgcaccaagaccaagactcgtgGTCTCAAGCAAGGCCCCTGCTGGTGACGTATGGCCATGACGGCCGCGGAGACTCTGTGCTGCACACGCGGGAGAAGCGTCAGGCGGCAGTCCGCAAGCAGCGCCGGAAGCACCAGCACAAGGCCAGTTGCAAGAGGCATGCCCTCTACGTGGACTTCAGTGACGTGGGCTGGAATGAATGGATTGTGGCGCCCCCTGGCTACCGCGCCTTTTATTGTCATGGGGATTGTCCCTTCCCCCTCGCAGACCACCTCAATTCTACCAATCACGCCATTGTGCAGACGCTGGTCAACTCGGTCAACTCCAACATCCCCAGAGCTTGTTGTGTGCCCACTGACCTAAGCCCCATCTCTCTGCTTTACCTGGACGAATACGAAAAGGTCATCCTTAAAAACTACCAGGACATGGTGGTGGAGGGATGCGGCTGTAGGTGAGAAAGGGAAAGTGGAATGGATGGAACAACAGAAGCGCCCAAAAGGACTAAAAGAGACATCAAAGGTTAATATGGACACCCGGTTTCCcaatgaagacattatttatatgAACAAAACAGAAAACTATCCTAGAAGAAGAGAAAAACACTGAATATATTTATGTCTATGTAAAGTtgggaaataaatattttaatcagaGGAATATATTCCTTTTACtggttttgaaaatgtattactGATGTACATTTCTAAATGGGTGCAATACCACATGAAGTATATTGCtcagatttttattttgtatttatttctaatATAACCactttatttgtaaataaataatgtgtatttatcATGAAAACTGTGGTTGCTCTAGTTTTGAGTTAAGCTGAGTTCAACGGCGTACAACGCAAGTGGGAACCCATGGACAGAAATATACACAACGTACCAAGCGTGTTTTCTTACAAAGATTGCAAAGCAAGCAGCAAGCTCTTTATGGCGAGTGTAACAGGAGCGCAACAACAATAGTGCAGTCGGCTGAGGTCAGTGTGCCACTGCTTGCTCGTAGGGATGGCAGAGACAAGTTACATGAGTGTGATAGACTCCCACGGGAGGATTACAATAACACTGGGGCTTGTTTTCAGGAATGACAGCCCAGAACCCCCAAGATGCATGTGAAAACTAGTTTCAGTGTTTTCCCTTGTCAAATTAGCAGGTGAAAAGTCTCTTATAGTGTTAACGCTTGACAGGTTGTTTGGTTTGCTTCATACAAACCCTTGTTTGGTAAAGTATGAATGCTTCTGTTAAAGGCAAATATGGTACAATTTATCAGTTGCTATCATTCCAAATGActtttgggttaaaacaataattCGATTTTTCCTGTGATACCATTTATAAATGCATTTAAATAATTTGGGAGCGCTTCTGATATGAAGAAATCGGGAGCAATTCTTAAGTTGACAAGATAAGGGAAACAAATTTAGGTGTGATTTCTCATTCATTTGATCGAGGCTATATGGTTTGATTGAACTGAACAGTGATCCTGGTGCCCATAATAGTTTGGTTATAATGAAATTGTGTGATTTCTTCAATCATTTGATTAATCGTAGATGCTATCATTTG
This genomic interval carries:
- the bmp2b gene encoding bone morphogenetic protein 2b; its protein translation is MVAVVSSLMVLLLAEVLMEGATGLIPEVGRRKYSDSGRQSPQQSESFLNEFELRLLSMFGLKRKPAPGKHAVVPQYMVDLYRMHSANGDHSTRRPKSMGKHAERAASKANTIRSFHHEESMEALASLKGKTTQQFYFNLTSVPEEELITSAELRIYRDQVRGIPPPSNSSNSTTAAGFHRINIYEIFGGPKTHSGEPLVRLLDTRLVQDSLSRWESFDVSPAVSQWTTGKGQNHGFMVEVHHPEDRGVNSEHTQSRTRHVRVSRSLHQDQDSWSQARPLLVTYGHDGRGDSVLHTREKRQAAVRKQRRKHQHKASCKRHALYVDFSDVGWNEWIVAPPGYRAFYCHGDCPFPLADHLNSTNHAIVQTLVNSVNSNIPRACCVPTDLSPISLLYLDEYEKVILKNYQDMVVEGCGCR